gctctatatgcagtcatttgttgaaatctctaaaaagacttatatttaagaacggaggaagTATTTCTTTATAAAAGGAGTACTTCACGACTTCGCGTAACTTCACAATACAAATCTGTGCATAAATTATAGTATAAAATGTGACCAATATGGCGTTTACTTCATAATACAAATCGTGCAACTTgcatgaactcaaactccaagcctcctaaggccttgtacaatgggagatgcttaaggaaggtgcttagagaaataaaccaggctttcctTAAACAccagtgcttatttgtacagggtagacccttaactaagcacctctcctatagaaataggcaccggtgcttcagaaaaaatcggtttatttttctaagcacctctctAAGcctctcccattgtacaaggcctaaaacAAGTAAACGAGGCTGCTATTTTCAACGTTGGACAACATAAAGAATCAGCAAACTTtgaaaatgataaacatgctctGGCATAAGCAACAGTACAGGTCGATGTAAGTTTAGAGTGTTAAAACAAATCTCAACAACATCACATCAGTTATGCAGTTGGAAATAGCATCAACCCATACACCTGTTCATCAGACAAGTTTTGTCCATATCGAAGGAGCATATAGGTCGACTCCTCCGTCCCCAAATTTCTATAGCAGCAGGACACGAATCAGGTCGGTAGAAACAAAACAATACGGTTAGGAACAGCACATGAATATATGAGGTCCAATATGGGCACCAATTTTACAACTCGGTCTCATCACACCTTGCTACATATGCTCTGCACATGAAGGACAAAGTGAAAGGTCGGCATGGTCATTACAATGACGAGAACAACAGAGAATCGATCAACAAACAGAGAAGAACCACAGAGAAACAGCATTTTCATCTGATGCACCAGTACGGACAACACTGCGGTTAGATGCAAAGCTAGCTGCACGTTTTTGTCGCCTTGCAGCTTTGCCGCGCCCATGCCTTCTCCCCAGGACTCCATCTTGCAAACCTGTCACCAACAACGGCTATATTCAGAACATATTTCTTTGCTTCAAAAGAAACATATTTTCAGTCCAAAATGGGAGCCAATTATGGTCTTGGTTGAACGGCCTGCTCTGGTTGAACAGACTCTTGCAATTCTGTTCATCATCAAAAGATAAATGTACTGGTTATTGATACGTTGCACTATCATCACATAAGTAAGCTTACATTTATGCTGTCTTATTCTAACTGGCAGTTTTATCGCCAAAATTTGTTTTATTAGCTAAAATATAGGTATAGAAAACTATGAGGTTGATACATCACACATTTATAGATACATAAGCAGTGACGTTTTCTCCCCAAAAATTTACAGAGAGAAACAAGAGGGACAGGCAGCTGGAAAACATGGCTGGTCTAAGAATAAACGGTTAGTATGCTTGTGGATTTAACAGAAACATGGGCAAATGAAATTCTGTGATTCCCAAATTTAGTTACAGCCATGATCCCGGCTTCATTTAAAGAAGTACCATGCACTAAGATTAGTAGATGAGGGGTAGAGCCAGCCTAGTGAGCTTTCTTACTGATATAAACATAGCCACTGATCGTTGTTTGAACAGTGTATCAAAAACAATGATGTAAATGTATGAGACCAATTTTAAATATTAATTTCTCTGAAACTTTCCGGGCATGAAATTTTGTACAGAATCTAAAAGAAGCATTTTTACACAATGTTCCAGCAACTGCTCGCTGATTCCTTTGGGGTTTCAGGATGTAAATATCATGTGCTTGGTAAACCACACGTATGCAAGATTAAAATAAAACTGAACTAGCCATGTAGCACCTTGATGTACACAATACAAATTGAACACTGTTAATTCTATGACTCTGTTCATTCAAATAGTCAGCCCATAGAAATTGGTCTTCTTAAAGAAATTGAAGAGTTAATCTGCCGGCATGACCAAACAATGGATATGCAGCTTGAGTTTCAGTTTGCATCTTCATAAATTAAAAGCTATCAGTCTGTATACCAACAGATATCGTAAAGAAATCTATCTGATTATCTTCACAAGTAAGCAATAAAAAATGAACCTTTGAAGATAAGGCTAAGCTGCGCTTTGAAAGTTAAACTAATGACAGGAACCAAgaaaacatagcatatcatcacCTGATCACTGTTCCTGATGATTACTCCTCCGGTGCCTCCTCAGAATCCGAGAGAGGTAACAGGGTACCCAATCCAATAACATGTCCATTCAGGCATACAAAGTACTCCACGGAATCATCGTAAGCACCCAGCCTGGCGGAAGCACTCGCCGGCATCATATCAGCATGCAGCATGTTCCATAGCTTAGCCTTGCAATAGGGGCAAACCTCCGTTGGatggaacctagcctgcttctcaATCAGGATCTTCTTGACCCTTGAAGTGGCAAACGACTTGAAGATGCCACGGAAAAAACCCAGGTCACCTTCTTCCCCCTGGTCAAGATGTTCGCACGGATCGGACACATACAAGACATCCATCCTACACTGCAGAGGCAGGAAGCTCTTGCCTGCGGTCCTTGAGAAGCGCGTCCTGAACACAAAGTGTCCGGGGACATGGATGTTTCCGAACAAGCCCCCCTTTGTGCAGCCGTTGCAGTAGATCAGCAGCTTCCCGAGCGCCTTCCAGTTGCCGTCGACAATGTGGCTGCCGTCGGAATGCAGATCCAGCATCATCTTGGGCGCCCTGGCATGGCAGAACTCCTTCCACAGCACTTGCTTGGCGACCTCGTCGAACCACTTGCAGACGCAGGAGAGGTTGGCGATCAGCCTGGGGTTCCAGTTCATGTGGCGGAAGACGAGGAACAGAGCGTCCTCGCTGAGGTGGCCCTTGGTGCAGGAGCAGGACGCCGAGTGCGTGCAGCGGTGCTGCTTCACCACCAGCACCATTTCCGGCAGCCAAAATTCACTCCAGCAGCGACCGACGCCTACCTCCCCATGCGCCCCCGCCTTCTTTCCTGCTCGGATTTAGCAACTCAGTCACACGAAGAGCATTCCATTCAATCGCTGCTTGCTTACAAACTGCTATAACAGATCAGATAGAGGTTAATCCGCCCTCGGCAGCTACGAGCTACAGCCAATCGCTCCGGCACCGCGGCGGATCTAGATGATGCGCCGCGCGCGCACCCGAAATTTCTCGAAGTTAATCCTGATGAATCGATCACCGGATGACTAGAAGCTCATACCTCGAAAACCACTGGCCGAGGCCGCGGACGGGGTGTGGGCAGCAGGGACGCGACGGGGTAGAACGGGGACGGCGACGgcagccgcggcggcggggagcgcTAGAGGCGGAGGCGGCGACGCCGGGCTACGGCGCGGCGGTAGGTctgggggtcggcggtggcggagcgAGTGAGATATTTTTAGAGCCGCATTGGGTGGGATTGGAGGTCGGGTAGGGCAGGAGCTTGGGAGCGGCGTGCGGAAGGAAGGGATCAGGGATGAAGAGGAAAGGGACGGGGAGGGCGGAGGGGAGAAAAAGTCTGGCGGCTGCGGCGGGGTGGAGACTGGCTTTCGACGGCCCGGATCGTTCGGCTGGTGGATGGAGGGCTGAGATTCGACCGACCCGAGAGGAAGCGTACGGTTTTCGTGTGGTCATTCGGGGATGGATGAGTTCATGTGTGTTTCCTTTCGCCGTTttcatcaatttgtttattattttcTGCAGGGGTTCATTTAGTTACTTTTATTTATTAGCTTGGTAATTTCCGCATAAAAAAGCTTAGTCATTTTTTTCTCGGATTTTGTCTGACTCGTAGATATAGTTTTATCAGCCTGTGAACAAATTTCTTTACCCACATTCATGCCACGCAAACTCTCCCTTGATCACTCAAAAGACAAATCCACATTAAGTAGAATCTAATGAAGTGCATGTCTTTGATAAGAAAATGCCACCTTATTAAGGCATGCCTAACGCGTGGCGCTAACAGCTGACGGTAGGATAGACTTTCTGAGTGTTCGTCAGTTATATCATCCATTGGATTATGGAGTCAGGCACGACATCAGCGCAGGATAAGGCGGCGGGTGCTTGGCCCTTTCTCTGCAAAAAAATAAATCGTTTAGTGCAACGGGTGCTGATTTTTCGGGCTATCGGTGTCTTAATTAATTAATCACTAACGTTGAGGGAGGGGAATGCGTATTCGTAGACGTCTAGCGTAACACATGCTCTTAATATCGGCAAGTGAAACGCATACGGAGCATTGCAACGGATTTTCGGAGAAATCCTAACAGATCATTTTATCTTGGGTGCGAATCATTTTCAAACTCAAATCATTGCAAATTTCATTGCTCTTGTAGCATTTCATAGAATTCACCATACGGCAGCTGCACCTGGAAACTCCGCCGCAGCAGCAAACCCCCGGCCGACAGAATCAAGAATGTGCACGCGTTGGTACTTTGTAGGTACTTTGTAGATCTAAATCGCCAGCACACTTGTAGTATAAGACACTAACCTAACATGTAAATATATCCTATCCCTCACTATACTCAAACTACTAGATTTTGTGAT
The window above is part of the Triticum aestivum cultivar Chinese Spring chromosome 2A, IWGSC CS RefSeq v2.1, whole genome shotgun sequence genome. Proteins encoded here:
- the LOC123188059 gene encoding EID1-like F-box protein 2 isoform X1; protein product: MVLVVKQHRCTHSASCSCTKGHLSEDALFLVFRHMNWNPRLIANLSCVCKWFDEVAKQVLWKEFCHARAPKMMLDLHSDGSHIVDGNWKALGKLLIYCNGCTKGGLFGNIHVPGHFVFRTRFSRTAGKSFLPLQCRMDVLYVSDPCEHLDQGEEGDLGFFRGIFKSFATSRVKKILIEKQARFHPTEVCPYCKAKLWNMLHADMMPASASARLGAYDDSVEYFVCLNGHVIGLGTLLPLSDSEEAPEE
- the LOC123188059 gene encoding uncharacterized protein isoform X2 gives rise to the protein MHEMAPSKPAAALLLALAVLLAAAQPSSAIRVKPACSPVVIPSPPPPAASPPPPPTPVISNPPPSVPASPPPPTPVISNPPPSVPASPPPPTPVISNPPPSVPASPPPASPVISNPTPSVPASPPPATVSPATPPSQPTECLTPLMGLTPCMGYLTNTGVATPPAACCGAFKSLVDNAPICLCHGLNGDINKIMPAPMDFMRMMSLPGNCAVPLPMQTIAQCATASVPPLDPPTAPAAPSPRKKAGAHGEVGVGRCWSEFWLPEMVLVVKQHRCTHSASCSCTKGHLSEDALFLVFRHMNWNPRLIANLSCVCKWFDEVAKQVLWKEFCHARAPKMMLDLHSDGSHIVDGNWKALGKLLIYCNGCTKGGLFGNIHVPGHFVFRTRFSRTAGKSFLPLQCRMDVLYVSDPCEHLDQGEEGDLGFFRGIFKSFATSRVKKILIEKQARFHPTEVCPYCKAKLWNMLHADMMPASASARLGAYDDSVEYFVCLNGHVIGLGTLLPLSDSEEAPEE